From the Lolium rigidum isolate FL_2022 chromosome 2, APGP_CSIRO_Lrig_0.1, whole genome shotgun sequence genome, one window contains:
- the LOC124689109 gene encoding uncharacterized protein LOC124689109, with protein MDHAHHELMLRRPASGHEAALRSVQKPPSKPWRAGGLAPAVEPREFRDLVQRLTGAPAAGLQQHQRAAVVPTLPVAVRVGTGVTGQETVGQMHPAAPWLSFPLVAPAAAMHPGLDGNQLV; from the coding sequence ATGGATCACGCACACCACGAGCTGATGCTGAGGCGGCCGGCatcgggccacgaggcggcgctacggtccgtCCAGAAGCCGCCGTCCAAGCCGTGGCGCGCCGGAGGCCTGGCACCGGCGGTGGAACCCAGGGAGTTCAGGGACCTGGTGCAGAGGCTCACGGGCGCGCCCGCCGCGGGACTGCAGCAGCACCAGCGCGCCGCGGTGGTGCCCACGCTGCCCGTGGCCGTCCGCGTTGGCACCGGCGTCACCGGACAGGAGACGGTCGGGCAGATGCACCCTGCTGCGCCGTGGTTATCGTTCCCGCTCGTGGCCCCGGCGGCAGCCATGCACCCTGGCCTCGACGGCAACCAGCTCGTCTGA
- the LOC124688998 gene encoding elongation of fatty acids protein 3-like, which produces MAAAAAVGDVARYWLAEHPAIVGFRWSPSGGLWFSTWAFLLGFLAAYIPLCLCIDALLAAFRRKRPLPLGPLPPAHALLMAAVSAAIFTGTLLSAVAEIRDTRWSWRGRSRTTPLRWLLCFPPGTRSSGRVFFWSYAYYLSRYLHALRGLLAVLQRRRGAAARVCAHAAAVAMAFLWLEFSQSFQVLAILASTLAHAVAFGFRFWVGAGLPAARAARGAPVALACQLGLLGCNLACHAGFVWMHFGGAVAGGCSGIGAWGFNTLLNAALLWVFLHCYGKRGVCDDDGGATAAQIKKAL; this is translated from the coding sequence atggccgccgccgccgccgtcggcgacgTCGCCAGGTACTGGCTGGCGGAGCACCCGGCGATCGTCGGCTTCCGGTGGAGCCCCTCGGGCGGCCTCTGGTTCTCCACCTGGgccttcctcctcggcttcctcgccGCCTACATCCCGCTCTGCCTCTGCATCGACGCCCTCCTCGCCGCCTTCCGCCGCAAACGCCCCCTCCCGCTCGGCCCCCTGCCCCCGGCGCACGCGCTCCTCATGGCCGCCGTGtccgccgccatcttcaccgGCACGCTCCTCTCGGCGGTCGCCGAGATACGGGACACGCGCTGgtcctggcgcggccggagccgcaCCACGCCGCTCCGGTGGCTCCTCTGCTTCCCGCCGGGCACGCGCTCGTCCGGCCGCGTCTTCTTCTGGTCCTACGCCTACTACCTCTCCCGCTACCTCCACGCCCTGCGCGGCCTGCTCGCCGTGCTCCAGCGCCGGCGCGGCGCCGCGGCCCGCGTCTGCGCGCACGCCGCGGCGGTCGCCATGGCGTTTCTCTGGCTCGAGTTCTCGCAGTCCTTCCAGGTGCTGGCCATCCTGGCCTCCACGCTGGCCCACGCCGTCGCCTTCGGGTTCCGGTTCTGGGTCGGCGCCGGGCTgccggccgcgcgcgccgccagGGGCGCGCCCGTCGCGCTGGCCTGCCAGCTGGGGCTGCTCGGGTGCAACCTGGCGTGCCACGCCGGGTTCGTGTGGATGCACTTCGGAGGCGCCGTCGCCGGCGGGTGCAGCGGCATCGGGGCCTGGGGGTTCAACACCCTGCTCAACGCCGCGCTCCTCTGGGTCTTCCTGCATTGCTACGGCAAGCGCGGCGTCTGCGACGACGACGGAGGAGCCACCGCCGCCCAAATCAAGAAAGCGCTGTGA